In the genome of Helicovermis profundi, the window CAATGATTTTGTTTTTTTGCCTATTTTTATATAAATTACTTCTTACCCAAGAAAAAGCAATTTCATTCCTAAGCAAATCTCTTCTTAAAATTCCTTTTGTAAGAAAAAGAGTTTTTGCTTTTTTAACATCATCATTATTAAATTGCATTTTTTCTCCTCTCTGCAAAAGACTTTATATGAATAATACGACCTATCTTTCAAGCCTAAAAAACAACCTATTAAGCTTTTTCTTGTATATACACACATTTGTATGTAAATTAATTTTAAGTTCAACTGGAGCTGTTTTTAAGGGGCGTTTTTTAGGCCGATCACATTTTGTTTATACAAAAATTTCCAATTTACTTTGTGCTATTTTTATTAATGCTGGTGATGGACCAATTAAATTACCATCAGCGTTTACAACTAATTTCTCTTTTATTGACCTTATTTCAATTTCTTTTGCTCTATAATTTTCTACTCCAGAAACACTCATATGTTTACCAGTAAAAATTGAAGGAAACAGTGCTATTAATTTTAGTTTATTCATTTTATTTACAATACAAATATCAAAAAGACCATCGTCAATTTCGGCTTCTGGTAAGACCATCATTCCACCGCCAAAATATTTTCCATTTCCTACAGCAACTAAATAAGCTTCTCTATGAAGCAATTTTCCATCAATTTTTATTGACATAGCTTTAGGTTTATATGTAGCAAGAGATTTTAATGTTGCTGTGATATAAGCTGATGTGCCTTTAATATAATTTTTTATTTTATCTGTCAATCTTACAATTTCACCATCTATTCCAAAAGAAACTACATTTAAAAAATATTTATCATTTACAATCCCTATATCTACAAATTTTGTACTTTTATTAATAACAACATCTAACGCTTTTTCGATTTCTAGCGGAATCTTTAGACTCCTAATAAAATCATTACCTGTACCTGAACCAATTATACCGAGTTTTATATT includes:
- a CDS encoding diacylglycerol/lipid kinase family protein; the protein is MRKILFVVNPVAGSGKSKTYINIINKRMKKTNIEFDIKISSSIGNVTELCKAAKSNGYTSVVSVGGDGTLFEAINGIFGENIKLGIIGSGTGNDFIRSLKIPLEIEKALDVVINKSTKFVDIGIVNDKYFLNVVSFGIDGEIVRLTDKIKNYIKGTSAYITATLKSLATYKPKAMSIKIDGKLLHREAYLVAVGNGKYFGGGMMVLPEAEIDDGLFDICIVNKMNKLKLIALFPSIFTGKHMSVSGVENYRAKEIEIRSIKEKLVVNADGNLIGPSPALIKIAQSKLEIFV